The Cytobacillus firmus genome segment AACACCAGTTGATGTTGCAATCCATTCGGAAAATAACGAGTTCTCTCCTTTTGTATCCGTTACGGATGATATAAGTGCAGGCGGGGCTGCAATCATCGCTAAGATGGACAGTTCCTTAAAAGCCAATATGAAAATACTTACATATTTCGTATTAGCCATGCAAAACGGTGTCAATTATTATTTGAAACTTAAAAGTAACGTAATAAGAGTCTCTGATCCCCGAAATGGCAAATCGCTAATTTCTGTTCAATTTATGGAGGTAAGCCCGCAGGACAGGCAATTGCTTTTGCGTTTTTGTTTCGAAAGGCAATTGGCCATGAAGAAAAAAGGCCTGGAAATATGAATAAAGGAATAATTTTTATATTCATCTCTCATAATAGATGGTGAAGTCTATTGAATTGATTCTATATTTCCAGTTGGAGAGATGGCCATGATGAAAACGGTGGAGAGGATTATTCTTAAATTAATAATAGTACAATTTATTTTCCTGCTGATCACTCAATTTTTCTTTCATCATATGGATGCATTTCCGGAATTAAAGCAGCTGACACAGTATGAAGGTGTCACAGATCAGAATTTTACTGAGCTGCTTGAAACTTTCAGAAAAAATAATTAGCAGGCAGGCGCCTGCTTATTTTTGTGGTGAAATTTTTAAAAACTGCTTTAAAAATTTGCAAGACTTAAAATACAGCTTATTTATGCACTGAAGAAGACTTATTATGTTAAAATAAAGCGGAATGAACCTGGAGAAAAAGCGGCCAGGGTTACACAGGAGGAACTATGAGTAAACGTATATCAATCGCAATTGACGGCCCAGCTGCTGCAGGGAAAAGTACAGTAGCAAAGATCGTGGCCGAGAAATTATCTTACATATATATTGATACTGGTGCCATGTATCGGGCCTTGACTTATAAAGCAATTCAGAAAAATACAAGCCTTGAAGATGAAGCCTCTCTTATGGAGATTTTAAACAATACAGTTATTGAACTGCAGCCAGGCGAAAAAGGGCAATTAATTTATCTGGACGGCCAGGATGTGACAAATGAAATCAGAACTTCCGAAGTGACAAATTCTGTTTCCGTTGTTTCCATGCATAAGCTGGTTAGGGAAGAAATGGTTTCGCGCCAGCAAAGCTTTGCTTTAAATGGAGGAGTGGTAATGGATGGCCGGGATATCGGAACTCATGTCCTGCCCCATGCAGAAGTGAAGGTTTTCCTTCTGGCTTCTGTCGATGAAAGAGCTCTAAGGCGGCATAACGAAAATATCCAAAAGGGATATTCATCTGACCTGGACAAGTTGAAGGAGGAAATCTCTCTTAGGGACAAGCTGGACTCTGAACGTGAAGTAGCTCCATTAAAAAAAGCGGCTGATGCAAAGGAGATTGATACAACCTCATTGTCAATTGGGCAGGTAGTCGACAGGATAATGGATCTGGCTATTGAAAGGATTGGTTCAAAGTGAATCTCTACGCTTTTGCCAAAGCGGCAGTCTATGGGGTTCTAAAACCCATTTACAGATTTGAAGTATTCGGAAAGGAGAACTTTCCGGAAGAAGGCGGGGTTCTCCTTTGCTCTAATCATATAGATAATCTGGATCCTCCCGTAGTCGGCATTAATGCTCCTAGGCCAGTATATTTCATGGCCAAAGAAGAGCTTTTTAATGTTCCGGTCCTAGGGAAAATTGTTCCCCATCTAAATGCTTTTCCTGTCAAAAGAGGAATGAGTGACAGGGAAGCGTTAAGAAAAGGTCTTGGAATTCTAAAAGAAGGAAATGTTTTAGGTCTGTTCCCGGAGGGTACTAGGAGTAAAACGGGACAGCTGGGAAAAGGGCTGGCCGGAGCAGGTTTTTTTGCTCTCAGATCGGAAGCGCATGTTGTTCCCTGCGCCATTATTGGTCCTTATAAAGCTTTTTCAAAATTAAAAGTTGTTTACGGGAAACCAATTGATATGAAAGAGCTTCGAGAAAGAAAGGCATCAGCGGAGGAAACCACAGAAATGATTATGTCTGAAATCCGTAAATTAATTGAAGATTACTCTTAGACCTTCTTGCTTGACAAAAAACTTCTTTTGTAAGAAGTTAGTAAAAAGGCATTTTTTTAAAAGGCGAAAATATTCGAAAAATAAGGCTTTCCTTTACTGAACAATTTTATAATTAAAACAGTTGAAAAATAGCCTGTAAATAATTAGCCATTCGAGTATTTCTGCTGCTGACACAGGGTTCTTGCCTGGATGGCAGGCAGTTGAATACAGATTAAAAATTTGAAAGCAGCCATTGGATTAAGGAGGAATACATATGTCAGAGGAAATGAATCAAGTAGAAGTTAAAAATTTTGAGGTGGGTGACAAGGTAAAAGGCCAAGTTACCAAGGTTGAAGAAAAGCAAGTCATCGTTGATCTTGCTGACAGCAAACTGGATGGGATTATCCCAATCAGCGAGCTTTCAAGCCTTCACATTGAAAAAGCCGGCGATGCGGTATCAGAAGGAGATCAACTCGAGCTTGAGGTTTTAAAAGTTGAGGAAGATGCTCTTATTCTTTCAAAACGTAAAGTTGATGCCGGTAAGTCATGGGAAACTCTCGAACAGAAATTCAATGAGGGTGAAGTTTTTGAAGCAGAAATAAAAGATGTAGTTAAAGGCGGATTAGTAGTAGACCTGGGTGTTCGCGGATTTGTTCCAGCTTCCCTGGTTGAAGCTCATTTTGTTGAAGATTTTACTGATTATAAAGGCAAAACGATGACATTTAAAATTGTTGAGCTTGATAAAGATAAAAATCGCCTGATTCTTTCCCATCGTGCTGTAATAGAGGAAGAAAAAGGCAAGCAGAAACATCAAGTGCTGGAGTCCCTTCAGGCAGGTGAGGTTCTGGATGGAACAGTTCAAAGAATTACTGACTTTGGAGCATTTGTTGATATCGGCGGAATCGATGGACTTGTCCATATTTCCCAGCTTTCCTATGAGCATGTGGAAAAGCCTTCAGATGTTGTCGAGGAAGGCCAAAAAGTGCAAGTGAAAGTATTAAGCGTCGACCGCGACAATGAACGCATTTCACTATCCATTAAGGAGACTCTTCCTGGACCATGGGATAATATCGGCGAGAAGGCTCCTAAAGGCAGTACACTTGATGGAACAGTAAGAAGACTTGTTTCATACGGAGCATTTGTTGAAGTTTTTCCTGGTGTTGAAGGACTTGTCCATATTTCTCAAATTGCTCATAAGCATATCGGAACTCCGCATGAAGTTCTAAGCGAAGGACAGGAAGTGAAAGTGAAGGTTCTTGATGTGAACGAACAGGATCAGCGCCTGTCATTGAGCATCAAAGATCTGCTTGAAAAAGAGCAGGAAGAAGTGACTGACTATGAACTTCCTGAAGAAACAAAAGGCTTCTCGCTTGGTGATATGATTGGCGACCAGCTAAAGAATTTAAAAAAGTAATGGTGATAAATTGTGTCCAGATCAAAACGTAAATGGGATCATATCCAGCATGCTTTAGCAACAGGCCAGAGCAGCAATACCGGTTTAGCCGATATTGCTTTTGTACATCAAAGCCTTCCTGATGCGTTTCTTGATCAGGCAGATTTAGGCACTTCAATTGGCGAACTTTCATTAAGTTCGCCAATTTTCATAAATGCCATGACAGGGGGCGGAGGAGAAAGAACGGTTCAAATTAACCGGGATCTCGCCTTGGCCGCCAAATCAACAGGCCTTGCTATGGCAGTAGGGTCTCAGATGTCTGCACTTAAAGATCCAAGTGAAGCAGAATCCTACCGGGTTGTCAGACGGGAAAACTCCCGAGGAATTATTTTAGGCAACTTAGGAAGTGAAGCTACAATCGATCAGGCAAAAGCAGCAGTTGATATGATTGAAGCAAATGCACTGCAAATTCATTTAAATGCTGTACAGGAATTGACCATGCCGGAAGGTGACCGTGATTTTCGCGGTGCATTAAAAAGAATTGAAAAAATTGTCGCCCATTCCGAAGTTCCAGTAGTAGTAAAAGAAGTAGGGTTTGGCATAAATAAAGAAGCAGCTTCAATGCTTGCCTCAGTCGGCGTTAAAGGCATTGATATCGGCGGATTTGGAGGAACAAATTTCTCCCGTATTGAAAATGCAAGAAGAGATAGACTGTTAACGTTTTTCGATGAATGGGGAATACCGACAGCTGTCTCCATTGCAGAAGCTGCATCTTTAAAAGCAGGCGTTGCTGTTATTGCTTCCGGGGCATTCGGACAAGCTATGAAATAGCAAAGGCAATTGCACTTGGTGCAGGAGCTGCTGGGATGGCGGGGTTCTTTTTAAAGGTCCTAATGAAAGAAGGAATTGAGGCACTTATCGAAGAAATTAACAACATTCATTCTGAATTGAAGATGATCATGACAGCTTTGGGGACAAAAAGCATCGCGGAACTCCAGCAGTCTCCCATAATCATATCTGGAAGGACCCATCATTGGCTGAATGAACGCGGAATTGAGACAAAAGCATATTCCAGGCGGACCATCCAAAAATAGCTCTCGTCATTTGACGAGAGCTATTTTTTTCATTCTGGCTGCAGTGCATAGCAAGGCGAAGCAGCTTTTCTTAACTGTATTTCGAATCATTCAGAGATCTGGCTTCTTCGGGACTCTGCATCTTGGAAGCTCCAGGATAATGAAGTGCCTGGTCGCGATCGGACTCCACTTTTCCGCTATTTTTTAGCTTTTTTTCCTGTCTGTCTTTGCCCATATATAACACCTCCATGTTATTAAGATGAAGTGAGCGCGTGAGAATTATGCAAAAAGACAGCTGGGATTCATTTGGCAATGCTTTTGAATTTGAAGGGTTAATTTACATACGAAGTAGCCATAATGGAAATGATAGGAGGTAGAGGATGGAAGGATTATTTTTTTATTGGATTTCCTGGATGGTTTGGATTATGGCGACTTTTTTTATGGCTCGAACGAATAAATACAGGTTTTTATTGTCTGCCTGGATCTTATGCTTAATGATCCTGTCACCCTTGACACTTAATATCCTTAATTTTGAAATTGGTATCGCTGCACTTTTTTTGCTTGTATCACTATATATTTTCGCCCGGAGACTAAAAAAGTTGAGCAAACTTTATTTCCTTTTTTGCACATTCATCCTGATGATGGCCTATGTCACTTTTCACCTTTTTGAACTGTTTGATCCTGTTTGGGTGATTTTCCCCGGGAATGGATGCTTTCATTCCTTATGGTTTATATGGCTGTACTCCTGCAAAAAAACAGAATGCTCAGGCTGCCGTTAATATTGCTCGGGGGCATCCAGGGAGAATTTCTATATGCCTTTATCCTTAAACCATTTTCCTTTCCGTATACGATTGGATCATTGGCCTTTTTGGATATCATGAGCATTTCATTTTCCATATCGGCTTTATGGATTGCGGTGCATTGGACGGTCCAATACATTGAAGCCAACTTTAAACATTTTGAAAGGGAGAAACAAAAATTATCATGAGTGAATACACATACCCGATTCTTTTTGGTCTGGCTATAGGAACCTTGACACGTATTTATATGCTTCGGACCGATTACCGTCAATACCCTACATATTTGCACGGGAAAATTATTCATGTTGCTTTAGGATTCATTGCTGCAGGCCTTGGAACGGTGGCTATTCCTTCAATTATGGAGGAAGACTTCACAGCCGTCACCTTTCTGACTCTGGCTGCATCCCAGTTTAGAGAAGTCAGAAATATGGAGAGAAACACACTGACTGAACTGGACAGCTACGAAATGGTTCCGAGAGGAAAAACATATATAGAAGGTGTAGCAATAGCCTTTGAAAGCAGGAATTATCTTGTAATCTTCACATCATTGCTTAGTACGCTAGGCTATCTGCTGTTTAATATATGGGGAGGTCTTGCGGCAGCCGTTCTTGCCATAGTGGTTTCCACGAAATTGATGTCGGGTGGAAGGCTGAAGGATATTGTAGATGTTGAGTTTGTGGAACCGCGTTTTGATGGAGCAGGCTTGTATGTGGACAATATTTACATTATGAATATCGGTTTGCCTGAAAGGCAAGAGGAAGTGCTCCGATATGGCATGGGCTTTATTTTAAATCCAAAAAATTTCAATGCCCGATCCACTATTGCCAATCTGGGACAGAGGCAGGCTATATTGCATGATGTTTCTACTGCTTTGGGTGTTTACCGGGATTCAGGGACTCCTGCGCTTGTTCCTCTGGCGAAAAGGGATCTGGATGATGGGCGTGTTGGGGTATTTGTTTTGCCCCAGGTAAAGGATGTTAATAAAGCCCTAAAAGTCATCGAAGCAGTCCCGACACTCGAAAATGCGATTAGGATGCCTTCTGAACGGCAAACGAATGGGAAAGGAAGTTAGAGTATGGTGCTTGAAAAATACATACTGGCTGCTATTACAACAAATCCATCCAAGATACCGTCAGGGACTGCCGTTTTTCATTGTGAAGATAAAAAAGAAATGGAAATCATCGCAGCCAATCTTGAAGCAATTCTAGACGGAATTGCCCATGCCTTAACAGAAGAACTTTATGTAATTGTTAAGCATTAAGGGAGGTTTCCAAGTTTTTCATTGCCGTGAAGGTTTCTCTTTGTTAAAATATCTAAGTTAGACCCTTCTATCTTTGAGAAGGGTTTATTTTATAAATGTAAAGCGGTTTGGATGGTTTTAACATCAATGTAGTGTTATTGTGGACAGCCATCTGTATGCTTACTTTAAGTAAAAGGCATTTCTGGAACATAGACGCAAAGTTTAACAATTTAAGAATAAAGAATTGAAAGGGTGATGTTCATGGCAAAACCAGTTTTGGCTATTGTCGGGCGTCCTAACGTTGGCAAATCAACGATATTTAACAGAATTGTAGGAGAACGGATATCGATTGTCGAAGATATTCCGGGAGTGACCAGGGACAGAATTTATAGTTCTGCAGAATGGCTGACACATGATTTTAATATTATTGATACAGGCGGAATTGATATTGGGGATGAGCCATTTTTAGATCAAATTCGTCTTCAGGCAGAAATTGCGATAGATGAAGCTGATGTCATTGTCTTTCTTGTGAACGGAAGAGAGGGTGTCACAAGCGCAGATGAGGAAGTTGCAAAAATTTTATATAAAGCCAAAAAGCCTGTAGTTCTGGGTGTGAATAAGATTGATAACCCTGAGATGCGGGATTTGATTTATGACTTTTATGCACTTGGCTTTGGTGAGCCGTTTCCAATTTCAGGTTCTCATGGTCTTGGTCTTGGAGACTTGCTTGATGAAGCTGCCAAGCATTTTCCGAAACATGGCCAAAGTGAATATGGAGAAGATGTCATTAAGTTTTCATTAATTGGCCGCCCGAATGTCGGGAAATCCTCCCTTGTAAACGCAATGCTTGGTGAAGAACGGGTCATTGTCAGCAATATCGCAGGCACCACAAGAGATGCAATCGACTCGAAGGTGAAAGTGGATGGACAGGAATATGTCATCATCGATACTGCGGGTATGCGGAAAAAAGGGAAAGTGTATGAAACAACAGAAAAGTATAGTGTACTAAGAGCCTTGAGGGCAATCGAGCGTTCCGATGTTGTCCTGGTGGTTATTGATGGGGAAGAAGGAATCATTGAACAGGACAAGCGCATTGCCGGTTATGCTCATGAAGCAGGCAGAGCTGTTGTAATTGTTGTCAATAAGTGGGATGCTGTTGAAAAAGATGAGAAAACAATGAAGGCATTTGAACAAAATATCCGTGAGCATTTTCAATTCCTGGATTATGCACCTGTTGTTTTCCTTTCTGCCAAAACGAAAAAGCGTATTCATACACTTATCCCAATGATTAACACAGCCAGTGAAAATCATTCTTTACGTGTTGAAACAAGCGTCCTGAATGATGTTGTCATGGATGCTATTGCAATGAACCCAACGCCAACAGATAAAGGAAGACGCCTAAGGGTTTATTACACCACACAGGTTGCTGTGAAGCCGCCGACATTTGTTGTGTTTGTCAATGATCCTGAACTTCTTCATTTTTCATATGAACGTTTCCTGGAAAACAGAATCAGGGACGCTTTTGGTTTTGAAGGTACACCTATTAAGATATTTGCAAGGGAAAGAAAATAATGCGATGACGCCGGCCGGGAAGCTTTAAAATGTGTCTGGCAGGCAGAATCGGATGAATTTTCAATGCATCCAAATACATTAAAAGGCAGTGATCAAATGGAGCGGAAAAAAGAAAGTGTAGCTGTAGCAGGTGCCGGCAGCTGGGGTACTGCCCTGGCGATGGTGCTTGCGGATAATGGGCATGACGTCAGACTGTGGGGCCATAATCCTGATCAGATAGTGGAAATTAATAAGCACCATACTAATCAAAAATATCTATCAGGAATACATCTGCCTGCAGAAATAAAGGGATATACATCGCTTGAAGAGGCTTTAAGCGGAACTGACACCTTGATTTTGGCAGTGCCGACAAAGGCCATTCGTGAAGTAATCGGGAAGATCAAGGGAATTAGAAAAGAGCCCCTGACTATTGTGCACGTAAGTAAAGGAATAGAACCTGATTCACTTCTCAGAATTTCTGAAATGATTGAAGGGGAAATGCCCGGAAACCTTCTGGACAGTGTTGTGGTGCTCTCAGGCCCAAGCCATGCAGAAGAAGTTAGTCTGAGGCATCCAACTACTGTTACGGTGTCTTCAAAAGATATGGACGCTGCCGAAAAAATTCAGGATTTATTTATCAATAACAATTTCAGAGTATATACCAACCCCGATATCATTGGAGTGGAAATTGGCGGTGCTTTAAAAAATATCATCGCCCTTGCTGCCGGAATTACAGATGGCTTAGGTTATGGAGACAATGCCAAGGCAGCCTTGATAACCAGAGGTCTTGCTGAAATCGCCCGTCTAGGGATGAAGATGGGGGCAAGCCCGCTTACCTTTTCCGGATTAGCGGGGATCGGGGACTTGATCGTTACATGTACCTCCGTCCATTCACGCAATTGGAGAGCAGGAAACCTTCTTGGAAAGGGACATAATCTGCAGGAAGTCCTGGATAATATGGGCATGGTCGTAGAGGGAGTCAGGACAACAAAAGCAGCGCATCAGCTGGCTCAAAAATATGACGTGAAAATGCCAATTACCACAGTTCTGTATGATGTCCTTTTTAATAATGTGAATGCGAAGGATGCTGTTGATCTTCTGATGGCAAGAGGAAAAACACATGAGATGGAAGACCTCGCGAACGTTTTGGAAGATCAAAGCGGGAGTAAAAAAACCTGATATCGATATAAATATAAAAATTTAGGCATTAGATGATGCGAGACAGCAGGTTCCTGCATACAATGCAACGAAGCAAACTAGTGTAATGAACAGGGTGCTGGGTTATTTAGTCAAATGGCTGAGGTAAAGAATTGCCCCTTCTTTGCCTCAGTTTTTTTTTGTGTTCATTTTTTCGTAATGAAAAGCTTTTAGATTTATCCATTTAATATGTTATAATACATTTCGGAAAAGGGAGTTGATTATATGTCACCGTCTTTAATGAAAATGTGGATATCTCTAGCCTCTATGGGATTTATGTTTTTATCTATAATATTAATTTATCTTAGCCGCTACAAGCTGAAAGCTGGAGTTTTTAAGGTAATTACAGCATTTGTTGCCTACTTTTTAATGATAATCAGCGGAATTATTATAGTGATTGTCGTGTTCAGCGGTCCGACAAGCAGCTAGCACTTTTACATAAAGGGTTGATTAAATGAAAAAAACTTTTAACATGTTTTTGCTTTTGCTGAGCGGTGTTTTGATTCTGACAGGCTGTATGTATCCTGAAGAAAAATTATCCCAAAATCAGATAGCCTATAAGGATCAGATTCAATCTGTCCAGTCTGCAGTGGATCAATACAGGGAAGCAAATGGTGGTCTTCTGCCGATTAAAACCAAGGGGCAGACAACTCCTATCTATCAAAAATATCCAATCGATTTTAAAAAAGTTGCTCCGGAATATATGGCAGAGCCGCCTGGAAATGCCTTTGAATCCGGCGGGGTTTTTCAATATGTGATTGTTGACGCAGAAACAGATCCGAAAGTGAAAATTTTTGATTTAAGAATTGCTGAAACAATCAGGGATATTAACCTGAGGATTAAAGCACATGGATTCCCGCCATATAAAGAGCAAATAGCTGAAAATGTTTATACAATGGACTTTAAAAAATTGGGATTTAAGGAAGAGCCAAAAGCCCTCAGTCCTTATAGCGGCCAGAGCCTTCCATATGTCGTAACCGGCAATGCTGAAGTATATGTAGATTATCGGGTTGATTTGTATAAGGCATTGGAGAATAAGAAGAACAAACCTGAACCTGGAAAGGATATTAGAAATCTTCTTGTAGAGGATTCTGATTTTGTTCCCGCCTATTCACTGCCTTATACGATTGAGCCCGGCACAAATGATCCAATCTTTTTGGTGAAATAGTCATAACCCTTCTCCTGCAAAATATATTGTAGGAGAAGGGTTATTTTTTTATCTATTTTTATAACCACTCTTCAACTAATGACTAAAAGCATAAAGGCAAAGAAATAAAGGCGCAGGGGAGTTTCTAAATAATTTAGGAAATTTGGAATGGCCTGCTGTCCATTCCGGACTGTCATCGCATTGGAGCTCTACAGCTGGGCTGACAGATGCAGTGCACTTTCCTGATAGGGGGGTAAAAAAGAAAAAAACTGTCATAACAATGTAGGACAACATCATACACATATAATGTCCAAACATAATAGATAGGATAATATTATCCCATTAACTCAAGATTTCAGGAGGGGATCACTTGGAAAAGGTTGATATTTTTAAAGATATTGCCGAAAGAACTGGCGGCGATATATATTTCGGGGTAGTTGGCGCAGTTCGCACCGGCAAATCTACATTTATAAAAAAGTTCATGGAATTGGTTGTACTGCCAAATATGGAAAACGAAGCGGAACGTGCCCGCACACAGGATGAGCTTCCCCAAAGTGCTGCCGGCAAGACAATTATGACCACAGAACCGAAATTTGTTCCTAACCAGGCTG includes the following:
- a CDS encoding flagellar brake protein, which gives rise to MINIGEALMLELTYSEKPENYKCKLAEREGNSLYIDYPINQETNKTAFLVDGTQLKATFLADDGTVYLFESEVLGRVKKKIPMMILSYPGDEHLVKIQRRQFVRIETPVDVAIHSENNEFSPFVSVTDDISAGGAAIIAKMDSSLKANMKILTYFVLAMQNGVNYYLKLKSNVIRVSDPRNGKSLISVQFMEVSPQDRQLLLRFCFERQLAMKKKGLEI
- a CDS encoding YpfB family protein codes for the protein MMKTVERIILKLIIVQFIFLLITQFFFHHMDAFPELKQLTQYEGVTDQNFTELLETFRKNN
- the cmk gene encoding (d)CMP kinase; translated protein: MSKRISIAIDGPAAAGKSTVAKIVAEKLSYIYIDTGAMYRALTYKAIQKNTSLEDEASLMEILNNTVIELQPGEKGQLIYLDGQDVTNEIRTSEVTNSVSVVSMHKLVREEMVSRQQSFALNGGVVMDGRDIGTHVLPHAEVKVFLLASVDERALRRHNENIQKGYSSDLDKLKEEISLRDKLDSEREVAPLKKAADAKEIDTTSLSIGQVVDRIMDLAIERIGSK
- a CDS encoding lysophospholipid acyltransferase family protein, producing MNLYAFAKAAVYGVLKPIYRFEVFGKENFPEEGGVLLCSNHIDNLDPPVVGINAPRPVYFMAKEELFNVPVLGKIVPHLNAFPVKRGMSDREALRKGLGILKEGNVLGLFPEGTRSKTGQLGKGLAGAGFFALRSEAHVVPCAIIGPYKAFSKLKVVYGKPIDMKELRERKASAEETTEMIMSEIRKLIEDYS
- the rpsA gene encoding 30S ribosomal protein S1, encoding MSEEMNQVEVKNFEVGDKVKGQVTKVEEKQVIVDLADSKLDGIIPISELSSLHIEKAGDAVSEGDQLELEVLKVEEDALILSKRKVDAGKSWETLEQKFNEGEVFEAEIKDVVKGGLVVDLGVRGFVPASLVEAHFVEDFTDYKGKTMTFKIVELDKDKNRLILSHRAVIEEEKGKQKHQVLESLQAGEVLDGTVQRITDFGAFVDIGGIDGLVHISQLSYEHVEKPSDVVEEGQKVQVKVLSVDRDNERISLSIKETLPGPWDNIGEKAPKGSTLDGTVRRLVSYGAFVEVFPGVEGLVHISQIAHKHIGTPHEVLSEGQEVKVKVLDVNEQDQRLSLSIKDLLEKEQEEVTDYELPEETKGFSLGDMIGDQLKNLKK
- a CDS encoding YpzI family protein, whose protein sequence is MGKDRQEKKLKNSGKVESDRDQALHYPGASKMQSPEEARSLNDSKYS
- a CDS encoding YIEGIA family protein, whose product is MSEYTYPILFGLAIGTLTRIYMLRTDYRQYPTYLHGKIIHVALGFIAAGLGTVAIPSIMEEDFTAVTFLTLAASQFREVRNMERNTLTELDSYEMVPRGKTYIEGVAIAFESRNYLVIFTSLLSTLGYLLFNIWGGLAAAVLAIVVSTKLMSGGRLKDIVDVEFVEPRFDGAGLYVDNIYIMNIGLPERQEEVLRYGMGFILNPKNFNARSTIANLGQRQAILHDVSTALGVYRDSGTPALVPLAKRDLDDGRVGVFVLPQVKDVNKALKVIEAVPTLENAIRMPSERQTNGKGS
- a CDS encoding capping complex subunit for YIEGIA → MVLEKYILAAITTNPSKIPSGTAVFHCEDKKEMEIIAANLEAILDGIAHALTEELYVIVKH
- the der gene encoding ribosome biogenesis GTPase Der, whose translation is MAKPVLAIVGRPNVGKSTIFNRIVGERISIVEDIPGVTRDRIYSSAEWLTHDFNIIDTGGIDIGDEPFLDQIRLQAEIAIDEADVIVFLVNGREGVTSADEEVAKILYKAKKPVVLGVNKIDNPEMRDLIYDFYALGFGEPFPISGSHGLGLGDLLDEAAKHFPKHGQSEYGEDVIKFSLIGRPNVGKSSLVNAMLGEERVIVSNIAGTTRDAIDSKVKVDGQEYVIIDTAGMRKKGKVYETTEKYSVLRALRAIERSDVVLVVIDGEEGIIEQDKRIAGYAHEAGRAVVIVVNKWDAVEKDEKTMKAFEQNIREHFQFLDYAPVVFLSAKTKKRIHTLIPMINTASENHSLRVETSVLNDVVMDAIAMNPTPTDKGRRLRVYYTTQVAVKPPTFVVFVNDPELLHFSYERFLENRIRDAFGFEGTPIKIFARERK
- a CDS encoding NAD(P)H-dependent glycerol-3-phosphate dehydrogenase, producing MERKKESVAVAGAGSWGTALAMVLADNGHDVRLWGHNPDQIVEINKHHTNQKYLSGIHLPAEIKGYTSLEEALSGTDTLILAVPTKAIREVIGKIKGIRKEPLTIVHVSKGIEPDSLLRISEMIEGEMPGNLLDSVVVLSGPSHAEEVSLRHPTTVTVSSKDMDAAEKIQDLFINNNFRVYTNPDIIGVEIGGALKNIIALAAGITDGLGYGDNAKAALITRGLAEIARLGMKMGASPLTFSGLAGIGDLIVTCTSVHSRNWRAGNLLGKGHNLQEVLDNMGMVVEGVRTTKAAHQLAQKYDVKMPITTVLYDVLFNNVNAKDAVDLLMARGKTHEMEDLANVLEDQSGSKKT
- a CDS encoding DUF2768 domain-containing protein; amino-acid sequence: MSPSLMKMWISLASMGFMFLSIILIYLSRYKLKAGVFKVITAFVAYFLMIISGIIIVIVVFSGPTSS